The following proteins are encoded in a genomic region of Brachypodium distachyon strain Bd21 chromosome 1, Brachypodium_distachyon_v3.0, whole genome shotgun sequence:
- the LOC100835190 gene encoding putative lipid-transfer protein DIR1, translating into MAKAHPMPALALLAVALLVLAASAQAICDISSGGIRSCQPAAAVRNPTDAPSAECCAALAGADLACLCRYKSVGGMWVRFYKIDVKRAMALPGKCGLTMPANC; encoded by the coding sequence ATGGCCAAGGCACACCCAAtgccggcgctggcgctgctcGCCGTGGCGCTGCTGGTCCTGGCGGCGTCCGCGCAGGCCATCTGCGACATCTCCAGCGGCGGCATCCGGTCGTGccagccggcagcggcggtccGCAACCCGACGGATGCGCCGTCGGCGGAGTGCTGCGCGGCGCTGGCCGGCGCCGACCTGGCGTGCCTCTGCCGGTACAAGAGCGTCGGCGGCATGTGGGTGAGGTTCTACAAGATCGACGTCAAGCGCGCCATGGCGCTCCCTGGCAAATGCGGACTCACCATGCCCGCCAACTGCTGA
- the LOC100836310 gene encoding adenylate kinase isoenzyme 6 homolog, translating into MAAGKASGRTRPNVLVTGTPGTGKTTTCSLLADAAGLAHVNIGDLVREKGLHDGWDENLECHVINEDLVCDELEDRMEEGGILVDYHGCDFFPERWFDLVVVLQTDNSILHDRLTSRGYMGAKLTNNIECEIFQVLLEEARESYREEIVMPLRSDNVEDISKNVGTLTEWTNNWRASQ; encoded by the exons ATGGCGGCTGGGAAAGCCAGCGGCCGCACGCGGCCGAACGTGCTGGTGACGGGGACGCCGGGGacggggaagacgacgacgtgctccctcctcgccgacgcagCCGGCCTCGCGCACGTCAACATCGGCGACCTCGTCCGCGAGAAGGGCCTCCACGACGGCTGGGACGAGAACCTCGAGTGCCACGTCATCAACGAGGACCTG GTTTGCGATGAGCTCGAGGACAGGATGGAAGAAGGTGGTATACTAGTCGACTATCACGGATGCGATTTCTTTCCAGAACGTTGGTTTGACCTTGTAGTTGTGCTTCAGACGGATAATTCAATTCTGCATGATCGCTTGACTAGCAG AGGATATATGGGTGCCAAGCTCACAAACAACATAGAGTGTGAGATCTTTCAAGTGCTTCTGGAGGAGGCAAGGGAGAGCTACAGAGAGGAAATAGTAATGCCGCTGCGAAGTGACAATGTCGAAGATATTAGCAAGAATGTTGGTACATTGACGGAGTGGACAAACAACTGGAGAGCATCCCAGTGA
- the LOC100835893 gene encoding uncharacterized protein LOC100835893: MELNNGERVDIIEDEDGLSALMDDILLAILGRVDITTAARTSALSTRWKHLPWLLRELIIDVKDFLPVPQPKPIDAAHMDQAMSSLTRATKSFLAIPRTECAITKLQLKLYLINNYSCDIGPLVSEIIDMGILKDLDLAILDEKEIADCTDEQMLQQAGAVNGFFSAYPSVLNCLRRLSLYNLCFAEWDINHHLFDCCKELQHLTLSNCDEGMPSVWKIDAPDSKLRVLELEFCWLRRLEVVCLPKLEKLCWDTWLCLYSPVKFDVAPSLKELYLTSVKAEGQKGFILSKVLRGTRSIQTIKLDFQGESIWIQPEGKQFCAAFSNLRKLSLHGIFVEFDLLWTIVFLEAVPRLEIFDIEVWEHPCQIEEERSYPMERVNPSWKLSELTSSCNSCLKELQIIGFKPLEQQLTFIKAVMKRAPNLGTVVLKYDDPCKDCEAIGIFPPRPSKECIFPMNKDKQDMVVKLIRDGVSSPAQIIFCT; the protein is encoded by the exons ATGGAGCTAAATAATGGCGAACGGGTCGAT ATAATTGAGGATGAAGATGGGCTCAGCGCACTGATGGATGATATTTTACTGGCTATCTTGGGGAGAGTGGACATAACGACAGCTGCAAGGACAAGTGCCCTGTCAACCCGGTGGAAACATCTTCCTTGGTTGCTCCGTGAGCTCATCATCGATGTCAAGGATTTCCTACCTGTACCACAGCCGAAGCCTATCGACGCTGCCCACATGGATCAAGCAATGTCATCTCTTACTAGAGCGACCAAGAGCTTCTTAGCTATTCCTAGAACCGAATGTGCCATCACAAAGTTGCAGCTCAAGCTCTACTTGATCAATAATTATTCATGTGACATTGGCCCTCTAGTTAGTGAAATTATTGACATGGGGATCTTAAAAGATTTAGACCTTGCTATTCTTGATGAGAAGGAGATTGCAGACTGCACCGACGAGCAGATGCTACAACAAGCTGGTGCCGTGAATGGCTTTTTCAGTGCCTACCCTAGCGTGCTTAATTGCCTCAGAAGACTATCTCTATATAATTTGTGCTTTGCTGAATGGGACATAAATCATCATCTATTTGATTGCTGCAAGGAGCTACAGCATTTAACTCTATCCAATTGTGACGAGGGAATGCCGTCAGTATGGAAGATAGATGCACCAGACTCAAAACTTCGTGTTCTTGAACTTGAATTCTGCTGGCTGCGTAGACTTGAGGTGGTCTGCCTTCCAAAACTAGAGAAACTCTGTTGGGATACTTGGTTATGTCTTTATTCCCCTGTAAAATTTGATGTTGCACCGTCTCTCAAGGAATTATACCTCACGAGTGTCAAAGCGGAAGGTCAGAAAGGATTTATATTAAGTAAGGTTCTTAGGGGTACCAGAAGCATTCAAACAATAAAGTTAGATTTTCAAGGAGAAAGT ATTTGGATTCAACCGGAAGGAAAACAATTCTGCGCTGCATTTAGCAATCTAAGGAAGCTATCTTTACACGGTATCTTTGTTGAATTCGACCTGTTATGGACGATAGTTTTTCTTGAAGCTGTGCCACGCCTTGAGATATTTGATATTGAG GTATGGGAACATCCATGCCAGatcgaggaggagaggagctaTCCCATGGAAAGAGTAAATCCTTCTTGGAAGTTGTCTGAATTGACAAGCTCCTGTAACTCCTGTTTGAAAGAGCTCCAAATTATTGGCTTTAAGCCACTAGAGCAACAGCTAACATTTATAAAAGCTGTGATGAAACGGGCTCCCAACTTAGGCACAGTTGTACTGAAATATGATGACCCTTGCAAGGACTGTGAGGCAATAGGCATTTTCCCGCCTCGTCCTTCAAAGGAATGCATATTTCCAATGAATAAGGATAAGCAAGACATGGTGGTTAAGCTGATCAGAGATGGAGTCTCCTCCCCTGCTCAGATAATTTTCTGCACTTAG
- the LOC112269945 gene encoding uncharacterized protein LOC112269945 — MASRSDSLVRMPVAEEEEEGRTAEAAPEEFLNRFVRVVAFLERAGNGFGTLAFTWATVVLLGGFSTMLKSSDFICATFLVFLEAARIFSQNTRMECQFFFRTRDAFRFPRMNRLFRIICIIDVLVFLTAKYKNGVALVVFGPRWNAAVAAASQHFKVNSAAVSIMQTIQFQILAVTIYLFIIVKLLSPVALNLFWNPRRRAELVWSPLFAILLLGPCLYLETAIPKGKLHMPRIFFIPLLAAALVVTISKLKFRRITMLVNSPTGRKVLCMRPAILIILMFAAIVILWNISENPGYFMAIFLFYALVIESFGNLQIPAACARVVLGLLALVKIQYGKSNFATGTSEDTQKNFILSRRLFYIMVLLEGALCIVACIAEIFSSIPRKLLVHRSGLRNWWGEKCIDMYYSYIFEQYIARGVLAPRIMQLTSFAMDLTNSTSDGNQLCGVRMLHSFLQREPSKTLLLSRLSTSTKTVHTLINILGWASPEDAVIRLYSAKVINDLAKTLQVDAIHGSMQNISSLLGTDNRLERQNPLLYTYDSQDGRRDTILDTGDNQEHRQDPSLHTSNRENSRILGCWQWMKKYCSIQETCTDQYLLPVLGMSILEMLADCDPGNCVEISRTADLISKIIGYTSKTQEKILKESSLKLMRRLSNTGGEIGVTLRKKMTEHPFLLKNLADVLDDIEGTQELRKLATEILRNLAVDRNTRQEIGRIGEITSRLLHAFLAWHAPSSDRSLQIISGQALAFSAMESVNNCSVMLKEPGYAFIQKLTAMIQDDRYNRYVAASILRNLCLHARPKLSNSDLAELSHFVRKVLEIIIETEEAGEIDILISLSSQICIFLPEEFSRELEHGQVQDRFVKKLVKALNANMKPTAHFPGIRRVIMEQVICMMDLHNSSRYAKKLSECWMMEALLMVEETPSTVENYMLFFGNAGVMEHDIPLSSLVARAKEELMRRVP; from the exons ATGGCAAGCCGGAGCGACAGCCTCGTCCGAATGCCTGTcgccgaggaagaggaagaaggacgcaccgcggaggcggcgcctgAGGAGTTCCTGAACCGCTTTGTCCGTGTTGTGGCGTTCCTGGAGAGAGCTGGCAACGGCTTCGGCACGCTGGCCTTCACCTGGGCCACCGTCGTCCTGCTTGGCGGCTTCTCCACCATGCTCAAGagctcggacttcatctgcgCAACCTTCCTCGTCTTCCTAGAAGCAGCAAG GATATTCAGTCAGAACACCAGAATGGAGTGCCAATTCTTCTTCCGCACCAGGGATGCTTTCAGGTTTCCTCGCATGAACAGGTTGTTTCGGATCATATGCATCATCGATGTTCTAGTATTCCTCACGGCAAAATACAAGAACGGTGTCGCCTTAGTGGTTTTCGGCCCTCGTTGGAatgcagcagtagcagcagcttcACAGCACTTCAAAGTGAACAGCGCCGCCGTCAGTATTATGCAGACCATACAGTTCCAAATCCTGGCTGTAACCATCTACCTGTTTATCATCGTCAAGCTTCTGTCTCCAGTGGCTCTGAACCTGTTTTGGAAtccacgccgccgcgctgAATTGGTATGGAGCCCACTGTTTGCAATCCTATTGCTAGGCCCCTGTCTGTACCTGGAAACAGCAATTCCCAAAGGCAAGTTGCATATGCCAAGAATCTTTTTCATACCTCTTCTAGCAGCAGCGCTTGTAGTCACAATCAGCAAGTTGAAGTTTCGAAGGATCACCATGCTAGTGAACAGTCCTACTGGCCGCAAAGTGCTATGCATGCGTCCAGCAATACTGATCATCCTCATGTTCGCTGCAATAGTCATTTTGTGGAACATATCTGAAAACCCTGGATACTTCATGGCCATTTTCCTCTTCTATGCTTTGGTGATAGAGTCGTTTGGCAACCTGCAGATACCGGCAGCTTGTGCACGTGTTGTGCTCGGACTGCTGGCCCTGGTAAAAATTCAATATGGAAAGAGCAACTTTGCTACTGGTACTTCAGAAGATACCCAGAAGAATTTCATTTTATCGCGACGTCTTTTCTATATAATGGTGCTGCTCGAAGGGGCACTCTGCATTGTGGCCTGCATTGCTGAGATCTTTTCATCCATTCCTCGGAAATTATTGGTCCATCGGAGTGGGCTCCGAAATTGGTGGGGCGAGAAATGCATCGACATGTACTACTCTTATATCTTTGAGCAATACATTGCACGGGGTGTGCTTGCTCCAAGGATCATGCAACTGACCAGCTTCGCCATGGATCTCACAAACTCAACCTCAGACGGCAATCAGCTCTGTGGGGTTCGGATGCTGCACAGTTTTCTGCAAAGGGAACCTTCCAAGACGTTACTCCTCTCGAGACTCAGCACCTCCACAAAGACAGTACACACATTGATCAACATATTGGGCTGGGCAAGTCCAGAAGATGCAGTAATCAGATTATATTCTGCAAAGGTCATCAACGATCTTGCAAAGACCCTCCAAGTTGATGCGATCCATGGGTCAATGCAGAACATATCTTCACTTCTGGGCACTGATAACCGACTGGAAAGACAAAATCCACTTCTGTACACATATGACAGCCAAGACGGAAGACGGGACACAATACTAGATACAGGTGATAACCAAGAGCATAGACAAGACCCATCTTTGCACACCAGTAACAGAGAGAATTCCAGGATACTCGGATGTTGGCAATGGATGAAAAAATACTGTTCAATTCAAGAGACGTGCACAGATCAGTACCTCCTCCCTGTACTTGGCATGTCAATTCTTGAGATGCTTGCAGATTGTGATCCTGGTAATTGTGTGGAAATCAGCAGAACAGCTGACCTCATCTCAAAGATCATAGGCTATACTAGTAAGACGCAGGAGAAAATACTGAAAGAGTCATCACTAAAGTTGATGAGGAGGCTCTCAAACACTGGTGGAGAGATCGGTGTAACACTACGGAAGAAGATGACAGAACATCCCTTTCTGTTGAAAAACCTCGCAGACGTATTGGATGACATTGAAGGCACCCAAGAGCTGAGAAAGCTGGCAACAGAGATCCTCAGAAACCTTGCCGTTGATCGCAACACAAGGCAGGAGATTGGACGCATCGGGGAAATCACTAGCAGGTTGCTCCATGCATTTCTTGCCTGGCATGCACCGTCTTCAGATCGATCACTACAAATAATTTCTGGTCAAGCACTTGCCTTTTCGGCAATGGAGAGTGTTAATAACTGCTCAGTTATGTTGAAAGAACCAGGGTATGCATTCATTCAGAAACTCACCGCCATGATTCAAGATGACAGGTACAACAGATATGTGGCTGCAAGTATCTTGAGAAATCTGTGCCTGCATGCCCGACCCAAGCTCAGCAATTCGGACCTAGCAGAACTATCTCATTTCGTGCGAAAG GTGTTGGAAATAATAATTGAAACCGAGGAGGCAGGAGAAATAGATATCCTTATTAGCCTTAGTTCGCAAATATGTATCTTTCTTCCTGAAGAATTTTCTCGAGAACTAGAGCATGGTCAAGTACAGGACAGATTTGTGAAGAAGCTGGTCAAGGCATTGAATGCAAATATGAAACCCACTGCTCATTTTCCTGGGATCCGGAGGGTGATTATGGAGCAAGTCATATGTATGATGGACTTGCACAACAGTTCTAGGTATGCAAAAAAACTCAGTGAATGCTGGATGATGGAAGCACTCTTGATGGTAGAAGAGACGCCTTCAACGGTTGAAAACTACATGCTCTTCTTCGGGAATGCAGGAGTCATGGAGCATGACATACCACTCTCCAGTCTCGTGGCTAGAGCAAAAGAAGAATTAATGCGTCGGGTGCCCTGA
- the LOC100835502 gene encoding DEAD-box ATP-dependent RNA helicase 57 isoform X2: MEKGKLSSALFAGTHFDRKRFSGDFARFRKGVPPVPALEATPPAPEKKRKRKSKTNAKSKKKKRADGAASASEVVEGFSVFKGVEAKDAAEDSEEVEVGKDVDEEFLRRRKEAEREIERAAILRKRFDIHISGLNVPAPLESFEELVSRYGCDSYLVGNLSKLGYQEPTPIQRQAISILLSGRECFACAPTGSGKTLAFLLPMLMKIKPGSKGGVKAVILCPTRELAAQTTRECKKLAKGRKFSVKLMTKDLSQDGNFKDMHCDIVVSTPLRLDHAVKKRDLDLSRVEYLVLDESDKLFELGFVEVIDSIVKACSSPSIIRSLFSATLPETIEALARTIMHDAVRVIVGRKNSASSLIKQKLIFAGTERGKLMALRQSFAESLNPPVLIFVQSKERAKELYKELAFDDIRVDVIHGDLTEEQRQDAVDNLRAGKSWVLIATEVLARGMDFKGVNCVINYDFPESASAYIHRIGRSGRAGRSGEAITFFTEEDKPFLRNIANVVVSSGCEVPSWMVALPKLKSRKHRVDREPISVLSDED, encoded by the exons ATGGAGAAGGGGAAGCTCTCGTCGGCGCTCTTCGCCGGCACCCACTTCGACCGCAAGCGCTTCTCGGGAGACTTCGCCCGCTTCCGGAAAGGCGTGCCGCCTGTCCCCGCTCTCGAGGccacgccgccggccccggAGAAGAAGCGGAAGCGAAAGAGCAAGACCAACGCtaagagcaagaagaagaagcgcgcCGATGGTGCcgcctccgcgtccg AGGTCGTGGAGGGGTTCAGTGTGTTCAAGGGAGTGGAGGCGAAGGATGCTGCTGAGGATtccgaggaggtggaggtggggaAGGACGTGGACGAGGAATTTTTGAGGCGGCGGAAGGAAGCCGAGAGAGAAATCGAG AGAGCTGCCATTCTCCGGAAGAGATTTGACATCCACATTTCGGGACTGAATGTTCCAGCACCACTTGAGAGCTTTGAAGAACTGGTTTCAAG GTATGGTTGTGATTCATATCTGGTTGGGAATTTGTCAAAACTTGGGTATCAAGAACCTACACCTATCCAAAGGCAGGCCATTTCCATTCTTCTTTCA GGTAGGGAATGCTTTGCTTGTGCACCTACAGGCTCTGGCAAGACACTGGCTTTCTTGCTCCCGATGCTTATGAAAATCAAG CCAGGGTCTAAAGGAGGTGTTAAAGCAGTTATTCTTTGCCCAACGAGGGAATTGGCAGCACAAACTACGAGAGAGTGCAAGAAGTTGGCAAAGGGAAGGAAGTTCTCTGTCAAACTAATGACAAAAGATCTATCACAGGATGGAAATTTCAAGGATATGCACTGCGACATTGTTGTATCCACCCCACTACGTTTGGACCATGCTGTAAAGAAAAGAGACCTTGACTTAAGTAG GGTGGAGTACCTTGTCTTGGATGAATCCGATAAGCTTTTTGAGCTTGGATTTGTCGAAGTGATTGATTCAATTGTCAAAGCATGCTCGAGCCCTTCAATAATTCGATCTTTGTTCAGTGCCACATTGCCTGAAACAATTGAGGCTCTTGCACGTACAATAATGCATGATGCTGTAAGGGTCATTGTGGGAAGAAA AAATTCAGCCTCCTCACTGATTAAGCAAAAGTTGATTTTTGCTGGAACTGAGAGGGGGAAGTTGATGGCTCTTCGCCAAAGCTTTGCAGAG TCCCTGAATCCTCCAGTACTAATCTTTGTTCAAAGCAAAGAGAGAGCAAAAGAGCTCTACAAGGAACTGGCGTTTGATGACATTAGAGTTGATGTAATCCATGGAGATCTTACTGAAGAGCAG CGTCAAGATGCTGTTGACAACTTGCGAGCTGGAAAGAGCTGGGTGCTAATAGCAACAGAGGTCCTTGCGCGGGGCATGGATTTCAAAGGTGTCAACTGTGTAATCAACTACGATTTTCCGGAATCGGCTTCTGCCTATATTCACAGAATAG GGCGGTCTGGGAGAGCAGGCAGATCTGGAGAGGCCATCACATTCTTCACGGAGGAGGACAAGCCGTTCCTGCGCAACATCGCTAACGTCGTGGTATCTTCAGGCTGCGAGGTTCCGTCCTGGATGGTGGCGTTGCCGAAGCTCAAGAGCAGGAAGCACAGGGTGGATAGGGAACCCATCTCGGTCCTAAGCGACGAAGATTGA
- the LOC100835502 gene encoding DEAD-box ATP-dependent RNA helicase 57 isoform X1, with protein sequence MAEGGRQRAGGENSGEGAGETAWPEGNPSRAFARGGRMGEKQTVRVRTVVYPRLVRWDRPRVLEEKGSGGRRSRRRRIQPTMEKGKLSSALFAGTHFDRKRFSGDFARFRKGVPPVPALEATPPAPEKKRKRKSKTNAKSKKKKRADGAASASEVVEGFSVFKGVEAKDAAEDSEEVEVGKDVDEEFLRRRKEAEREIERAAILRKRFDIHISGLNVPAPLESFEELVSRYGCDSYLVGNLSKLGYQEPTPIQRQAISILLSGRECFACAPTGSGKTLAFLLPMLMKIKPGSKGGVKAVILCPTRELAAQTTRECKKLAKGRKFSVKLMTKDLSQDGNFKDMHCDIVVSTPLRLDHAVKKRDLDLSRVEYLVLDESDKLFELGFVEVIDSIVKACSSPSIIRSLFSATLPETIEALARTIMHDAVRVIVGRKNSASSLIKQKLIFAGTERGKLMALRQSFAESLNPPVLIFVQSKERAKELYKELAFDDIRVDVIHGDLTEEQRQDAVDNLRAGKSWVLIATEVLARGMDFKGVNCVINYDFPESASAYIHRIGRSGRAGRSGEAITFFTEEDKPFLRNIANVVVSSGCEVPSWMVALPKLKSRKHRVDREPISVLSDED encoded by the exons ATGGCCGAGGGAGGGAGACAACGGGCGGGGGGAGAGAACTCCGGGGAGGGCGCCGGGGAGACGGCGTGGCCGGAGGGTAACCCTAGCCGAGCGTTTgcccgaggaggaagaatggGGGAGAAACAAACGGTTCGGGTCCGGACGGTGGTGTACCCGCGTCTTGTCAG GTGGGACCGTCCTAGGGTTTTAGAGGAAAAAGgaagcggaggaagacgttctcggcggcggcgaatccAACCAACCATGGAGAAGGGGAAGCTCTCGTCGGCGCTCTTCGCCGGCACCCACTTCGACCGCAAGCGCTTCTCGGGAGACTTCGCCCGCTTCCGGAAAGGCGTGCCGCCTGTCCCCGCTCTCGAGGccacgccgccggccccggAGAAGAAGCGGAAGCGAAAGAGCAAGACCAACGCtaagagcaagaagaagaagcgcgcCGATGGTGCcgcctccgcgtccg AGGTCGTGGAGGGGTTCAGTGTGTTCAAGGGAGTGGAGGCGAAGGATGCTGCTGAGGATtccgaggaggtggaggtggggaAGGACGTGGACGAGGAATTTTTGAGGCGGCGGAAGGAAGCCGAGAGAGAAATCGAG AGAGCTGCCATTCTCCGGAAGAGATTTGACATCCACATTTCGGGACTGAATGTTCCAGCACCACTTGAGAGCTTTGAAGAACTGGTTTCAAG GTATGGTTGTGATTCATATCTGGTTGGGAATTTGTCAAAACTTGGGTATCAAGAACCTACACCTATCCAAAGGCAGGCCATTTCCATTCTTCTTTCA GGTAGGGAATGCTTTGCTTGTGCACCTACAGGCTCTGGCAAGACACTGGCTTTCTTGCTCCCGATGCTTATGAAAATCAAG CCAGGGTCTAAAGGAGGTGTTAAAGCAGTTATTCTTTGCCCAACGAGGGAATTGGCAGCACAAACTACGAGAGAGTGCAAGAAGTTGGCAAAGGGAAGGAAGTTCTCTGTCAAACTAATGACAAAAGATCTATCACAGGATGGAAATTTCAAGGATATGCACTGCGACATTGTTGTATCCACCCCACTACGTTTGGACCATGCTGTAAAGAAAAGAGACCTTGACTTAAGTAG GGTGGAGTACCTTGTCTTGGATGAATCCGATAAGCTTTTTGAGCTTGGATTTGTCGAAGTGATTGATTCAATTGTCAAAGCATGCTCGAGCCCTTCAATAATTCGATCTTTGTTCAGTGCCACATTGCCTGAAACAATTGAGGCTCTTGCACGTACAATAATGCATGATGCTGTAAGGGTCATTGTGGGAAGAAA AAATTCAGCCTCCTCACTGATTAAGCAAAAGTTGATTTTTGCTGGAACTGAGAGGGGGAAGTTGATGGCTCTTCGCCAAAGCTTTGCAGAG TCCCTGAATCCTCCAGTACTAATCTTTGTTCAAAGCAAAGAGAGAGCAAAAGAGCTCTACAAGGAACTGGCGTTTGATGACATTAGAGTTGATGTAATCCATGGAGATCTTACTGAAGAGCAG CGTCAAGATGCTGTTGACAACTTGCGAGCTGGAAAGAGCTGGGTGCTAATAGCAACAGAGGTCCTTGCGCGGGGCATGGATTTCAAAGGTGTCAACTGTGTAATCAACTACGATTTTCCGGAATCGGCTTCTGCCTATATTCACAGAATAG GGCGGTCTGGGAGAGCAGGCAGATCTGGAGAGGCCATCACATTCTTCACGGAGGAGGACAAGCCGTTCCTGCGCAACATCGCTAACGTCGTGGTATCTTCAGGCTGCGAGGTTCCGTCCTGGATGGTGGCGTTGCCGAAGCTCAAGAGCAGGAAGCACAGGGTGGATAGGGAACCCATCTCGGTCCTAAGCGACGAAGATTGA
- the LOC100835811 gene encoding E3 ubiquitin-protein ligase SP1 isoform X1, producing the protein MMVPWGGVGCCLSAAALYLLGRSSGRDAEVLRSVTRTGSLKDLAAILDTASKVLPLVVAVSGRVSSDTPLICQQSGMRGVIVEEMAEQHFLKHNDAGSWIQDSAVMLSVSKEVPWYLDDGTGRVYVVGARAAAGLVLTIASEVFEESGRTLVRGTLDYLQGLKMLGVKRTERVLPTGTSLTVVGEAIKDDVGTIRIQRPHKGPFYASPKSIDQLILNLGKWAKLYQLASMGFAAFGVFLLAKRALQHFLQKKRQHELNKRVRAAAAQRQAREAEGADGTSNGDPNSKKDQLVLEICVICLEQEYNAVFVPCGHMCCCMNCSSHVTNCPLCRRRIDQAVRTFRH; encoded by the exons ATGATGGTCCCGTGGGGCGGAGTCGGGTGCTGCCTCAGCGCCGCGGCGTTGTACCTCCTCGGGAGGAGCAGCGGGAG GGATGCGGAGGTGCTGCGATCGGTGACGAGGACTGGCAGCCTGAAGGATTTGG CTGCTATCTTGGACACTGCAAGTAAAGTCCTGCCACTTGTAGTGGCAGTTTCTGGGCGGGTCAGTTCAGATACACCACTTATCTGTCAACAAAGTGGTATGAGAGGTGTAATAGTCGAGGAAATG GCAGAGCAACACTTCCTGAAGCACAATGATGCTGGATCCTGGATTCAAGATTCAGCCGTGATGCTTTCTGTTAGCAAAGAGGTTCCATGGTACCTG GATGATGGTACTGGGCGAGTCTATGTTGTTGGtgctcgtgctgctgctgggttAGTTTTAACTATCGCCAGCGAGGTGTTTGAGGAGTCAGGGCGAACACTTGTACGTGGAACTCTAGATTATTTGCAAGGACTAAAG ATGCTGGGAGTAAAGCGAACTGAAAGGGTTCTTCCAACTGGAACTTCATTGACTGTTGTTGGTGAG GCCATCAAAGATGATGTTGGAACTATTCGAATTCAGCGACCACACAAAGGACCATTTTATGCATCTCCAAAAAGCATCGATCAACTTATCTTGAATCTCGGGAAATGGGCCAA GTTATACCAGCTTGCTTCTATGGGCTTTGCAGCTTTtggtgtttttcttcttgccaAGCGTGCACTGCAACATTTTCTACAAAAAAAGCGTCAGCATGAATTAAACAAgag GGTTCGTGCTGCTGCAGCTCAAAGGCAGGCTAGGGAAGCTGAAG GGGCCGATGGTACATCGAACGGAGATCCTAACAGTAAAAAAGATCAATTGGTCTTGGAAATATGTGTCATATGCCTTGAACAGGAGTATAATGCAGTTTTTGTGCC GTGTGGCCACATGTGTTGCTGTATGAACTGCTCTTCTCATGTAACAAACTGCCCACTCTGCCGGAGAAGAATCGACCAAGCTGTCAGAACATTCCGTCACTGA
- the LOC100835811 gene encoding E3 ubiquitin-protein ligase SP1 isoform X2, which produces MLYAAILDTASKVLPLVVAVSGRVSSDTPLICQQSGMRGVIVEEMAEQHFLKHNDAGSWIQDSAVMLSVSKEVPWYLDDGTGRVYVVGARAAAGLVLTIASEVFEESGRTLVRGTLDYLQGLKMLGVKRTERVLPTGTSLTVVGEAIKDDVGTIRIQRPHKGPFYASPKSIDQLILNLGKWAKLYQLASMGFAAFGVFLLAKRALQHFLQKKRQHELNKRVRAAAAQRQAREAEGADGTSNGDPNSKKDQLVLEICVICLEQEYNAVFVPCGHMCCCMNCSSHVTNCPLCRRRIDQAVRTFRH; this is translated from the exons ATGCTGTATG CTGCTATCTTGGACACTGCAAGTAAAGTCCTGCCACTTGTAGTGGCAGTTTCTGGGCGGGTCAGTTCAGATACACCACTTATCTGTCAACAAAGTGGTATGAGAGGTGTAATAGTCGAGGAAATG GCAGAGCAACACTTCCTGAAGCACAATGATGCTGGATCCTGGATTCAAGATTCAGCCGTGATGCTTTCTGTTAGCAAAGAGGTTCCATGGTACCTG GATGATGGTACTGGGCGAGTCTATGTTGTTGGtgctcgtgctgctgctgggttAGTTTTAACTATCGCCAGCGAGGTGTTTGAGGAGTCAGGGCGAACACTTGTACGTGGAACTCTAGATTATTTGCAAGGACTAAAG ATGCTGGGAGTAAAGCGAACTGAAAGGGTTCTTCCAACTGGAACTTCATTGACTGTTGTTGGTGAG GCCATCAAAGATGATGTTGGAACTATTCGAATTCAGCGACCACACAAAGGACCATTTTATGCATCTCCAAAAAGCATCGATCAACTTATCTTGAATCTCGGGAAATGGGCCAA GTTATACCAGCTTGCTTCTATGGGCTTTGCAGCTTTtggtgtttttcttcttgccaAGCGTGCACTGCAACATTTTCTACAAAAAAAGCGTCAGCATGAATTAAACAAgag GGTTCGTGCTGCTGCAGCTCAAAGGCAGGCTAGGGAAGCTGAAG GGGCCGATGGTACATCGAACGGAGATCCTAACAGTAAAAAAGATCAATTGGTCTTGGAAATATGTGTCATATGCCTTGAACAGGAGTATAATGCAGTTTTTGTGCC GTGTGGCCACATGTGTTGCTGTATGAACTGCTCTTCTCATGTAACAAACTGCCCACTCTGCCGGAGAAGAATCGACCAAGCTGTCAGAACATTCCGTCACTGA